The Polyangium aurulentum genomic interval CGGCTGCGGATCCGGGGGAGGCGCGCGCGCAGGCTGTCGAGATCGTTCGCGCCGCTTCCCGGCGAGGCGCGCCGCCCGAGGCCGCTGTGCTCATCGCCCAGGGGTTGTCACGGCGGCTGCCGCGCGCCACGCCCGAGGAGCGCGCAAAGGCCGTGATGGGCCTCCTCGCAGAACTCGCGCCGTTCGGTGACTGGACGGCCGCAGTCACGCTGATCAAGCTCCTGCGACCCGAGCGGCGCCTCGATGCGGCCGCGCTCGGCGGAGAGCTGGCCGCATTTCTCTCGGAACTCGGCGAGCACGGGCGCGACCTGTATGCGGGGGTCGCCCTGCTCTCGTCGGCCCAGGGCCTCGGCAACGATGCGCCCGGCAATCAAGACGCCCTGCGCGAGGCCATTGCGCGGCTCCGGCGCGCGGCCAACGATCCGTTCGCCGGAGGAGCCCAGCCATGAGCGCGCCCGAACCGCCGCCGCCGCCGCCCCCGCCTCCGGTTGGTCCGAAGAGAACATATTCTCCGCCTCCCGCTGCGCCTTTTCCGCTGGTCGAGCCCGCGCGGTTGGTCCGAGCAAAACAGGCGCCCGTGCCCGCGCTCGTGCCGGCGGGGGGCAAGCTCCCGAAGACGGTGGACCTGCCCCTCCTCGGGATGCGCGAGGGACGCCCGATCGCCGGGCCCGGGACGGTCCACATCGACATCACCAACGGTTGCAACACCAACTGCATCACCTGCTGGGATCATTCGCCGCTGCTCGATTCCCCGCGCTCCTCGGCCTGGAAGCGCGCGCGCGTCGAGACAGGCGCCGTGATCGCGCTGCTCGATGACGTGCTCGCGCTCGGGGGCCTCGAGGCCATCATCCTCTCGGGAATGGGTGAGCCGTTCACGCACCCCGAGGTTTACCGCATGATCGAGGCGGTGAAAGCCCGCGGCCTGCACCTCACGATCATCACGAACCTCATCCCGGCCGACCCCGCGCGCATCCTGCACCTCGGCGTCGACCAGCTCCTCATCGGGATCCACGCCGCGACCGAGCGCGCTTATCGGGCCTTTCACCCGAGCTTCCGCAGCGACGAGTGGACGATGCTCCTCGACATGCTCGAGCGCTTCGCGGCCGCGGGGCGCCGGTTCAAGCACGTCCACGTGATCTGCGACGTCAACGCCGAAGAGCTCGTCGACATGGTGCGCCTCGGCCACCGCTATCGGGCGGCGGGGATCAATTTCAAGCTCGCCGGGCTCAAGGAGGGCACCGAGGGCTGCCGGATCACGCCCGCGCAGCGACGCCTGCTCGAAGGCGAGCTCGTCCCCGAGGCGCAGCGCGTCGCGGCCGAGTTCGGGATCGAGACGAACCTCGACGTCTTCTCCACGCAGCTCGAAGCCGGCGAGGAGGCCACCGCGGACATCGCCGAGATCGGCTGTTTCATGGGCTATGCGTACGCGCGGGTCCTCGTCGACGGCACGGTTCTCTATTGCTGCAACACCGACGTGCGTGTGGGCAGCCTCGCGGACGGGACCGCGTTCTCCGCGCTCTGGAATGGCCCGGCCTGGAATGCGCTGCGCGAGCGGATGCGGCGCGGCGAGTATTTCGAGAGCTGCGGGCAATGCGGCAAGCTCAACCAGAACGTGAAGCTGTCGCGCCGGTATGCCGCCCGCTACGGCGAGGACGCGCTGCGCGAGGTCACGGGGAGGGGCAGGGCGCCGTGAGGGACCGGCAGCGCACGGTCGAATGGCAGGTCTGCGGCGTCTGCAATTACGATTGCAGCTACTGCATCCAGAGCAAGAAGAGCCGCGTCGGCCACCCGAGCCCCGACGAGGTCGAGAGGTTTCTCGCATTCTTCGCGACGCTCCCGGGCCGGTGGGAAGTCAAGATGACGGGCGGCGAGCCCTTCGCGTTTCGAGGCTTCATGGAGCGCATCGTCCCCGGGCTCGTCGCCGGCACGGGGCACACCCTCTCGGTCCTCACCAATCTCTCTGCGCCACAGAGCATCCTCGGCCGCTTCGCCGAGCTCACCCGCGGCCGGCTCGGCATCGTGAGCGCGAGCATTCATCTCGAGCACGTGGACATCGATGCGTTCGTCGAGAAAGCGAGCTTCTTCAGGGCGCGCATCGACCCGGAGGCGAGGATGGTGGTCAATGCGGTGCTCGTACCCGGGCGGCTCGACGCGGTGGCGCAGGCAAAGCGCGCAATCGAGGGGGCGGACTTGCCGTTCTTCCCGCAGGTCATGAAGGTGGGAAAGGGCGTGCACGAATACGATGACGGGGACCGGGCCCGGATGGACGGGCTCATCGGCCTGTCGCGCTCGCCGCGGAAGGTGAACCTCGCGCCGAGCTACCGCGGGCGCCTCTGCTACACGGGCGTCGATTACTTCGTGCTCACCCAGACCGGCGACGGATGGTCGTGCCGAACCGCTCGAAGGTT includes:
- a CDS encoding radical SAM protein is translated as MVRAKQAPVPALVPAGGKLPKTVDLPLLGMREGRPIAGPGTVHIDITNGCNTNCITCWDHSPLLDSPRSSAWKRARVETGAVIALLDDVLALGGLEAIILSGMGEPFTHPEVYRMIEAVKARGLHLTIITNLIPADPARILHLGVDQLLIGIHAATERAYRAFHPSFRSDEWTMLLDMLERFAAAGRRFKHVHVICDVNAEELVDMVRLGHRYRAAGINFKLAGLKEGTEGCRITPAQRRLLEGELVPEAQRVAAEFGIETNLDVFSTQLEAGEEATADIAEIGCFMGYAYARVLVDGTVLYCCNTDVRVGSLADGTAFSALWNGPAWNALRERMRRGEYFESCGQCGKLNQNVKLSRRYAARYGEDALREVTGRGRAP
- a CDS encoding radical SAM protein, which encodes MRDRQRTVEWQVCGVCNYDCSYCIQSKKSRVGHPSPDEVERFLAFFATLPGRWEVKMTGGEPFAFRGFMERIVPGLVAGTGHTLSVLTNLSAPQSILGRFAELTRGRLGIVSASIHLEHVDIDAFVEKASFFRARIDPEARMVVNAVLVPGRLDAVAQAKRAIEGADLPFFPQVMKVGKGVHEYDDGDRARMDGLIGLSRSPRKVNLAPSYRGRLCYTGVDYFVLTQTGDGWSCRTARRFGEGYLGNVHAGTFSRRELPERCAYDICPCTVPANRGMIEGVGAQAEEG